One genomic region from Streptomyces sp. NBC_00457 encodes:
- a CDS encoding (R)-mandelonitrile lyase produces MPKAYRRTGAAVLAGVAGSALLLAGCTTDSGPAAGAAAALAASAEPVKTSPDPGVVVSRDKDRESTAGAPDNFTGDVSIQPLYTGDENTESASDVRFSARARTVWHTHPEGQRLIITEGTGWVQEWGKKRITVHEGDVIWIAPGVKHWHGATRDSAMAHTAVTYSVDGTNVDWLEPVTDDQYLDGKREQRA; encoded by the coding sequence ATGCCAAAGGCCTATCGACGAACCGGAGCAGCCGTGCTCGCCGGTGTCGCGGGCTCCGCGCTTCTGCTCGCCGGATGTACGACGGACTCCGGACCGGCCGCCGGCGCCGCCGCCGCGCTGGCCGCATCGGCCGAGCCCGTGAAGACGTCCCCGGATCCAGGGGTCGTCGTGTCACGTGACAAGGACCGGGAGAGCACGGCGGGTGCCCCGGACAATTTCACCGGTGACGTTTCGATCCAGCCCCTGTACACAGGCGACGAGAATACGGAAAGTGCCTCCGACGTGCGGTTCTCGGCACGCGCCCGGACCGTCTGGCACACCCATCCCGAAGGGCAGCGCCTGATCATCACCGAGGGCACCGGATGGGTGCAGGAATGGGGCAAGAAGCGCATCACCGTCCACGAGGGTGACGTCATCTGGATCGCGCCGGGCGTCAAGCACTGGCACGGGGCGACCCGCGACAGCGCGATGGCCCACACCGCCGTCACCTACTCCGTCGACGGAACCAACGTGGACTGGCTGGAGCCTGTCACCGACGACCAGTACCTCGACGGAAAGCGAGAGCAGCGAGCATGA
- a CDS encoding SulP family inorganic anion transporter, with amino-acid sequence MTKFPHLKQDFAASLVVFLVALPLCVGVAVASGVPAELGLITGIVGGIVTGLMRGSSLQVSGPAAGLTVLVFEAVREFGLPALGVIVLAAGLLQLAMGALRLGRWFRAISVSVVEGMLAGIGLVIIAGQLYAAAGLTAPASGVDRIFGLPGAAADALGSTAALASLAIGAGTIAVMVLWKRLPKKARTVPGALAAVVLATLATSAFSLPVATVEVQGLLGSIQPPGAEAFGELANPAIIGTILAFTLIASAESLFSAAAVDRLHDGPRTEYDKELMAQGVGNAVCGVLGALPMTAVIVRSSANVQAGAKTEASRVMHGVWLLLFAAALPATLALIPIPALAGILVHAGWKLIPVRGIVSLWRGHRGEALILVVTAVAIVAVNMFEGVLIGLALSVAKTAWEASHLKTQVIDKSAGPIQVYLSGNATFLRLPKILDSLEVLPQDRPIELDLSGLHHLDHACRTALENWAERHSAVGTEPVRMTDRSGAEATSV; translated from the coding sequence ATGACCAAGTTTCCTCATCTGAAGCAGGACTTCGCCGCCTCTCTCGTGGTCTTCCTGGTCGCGCTGCCGCTGTGCGTCGGTGTGGCCGTCGCCTCCGGGGTCCCGGCCGAACTCGGTCTGATCACCGGCATCGTGGGCGGCATCGTCACTGGCCTGATGCGCGGCAGCAGTCTCCAGGTCTCCGGGCCGGCGGCGGGCCTGACCGTCCTGGTCTTCGAGGCAGTGCGGGAGTTCGGACTGCCCGCGCTCGGTGTGATCGTGCTCGCGGCCGGTCTGCTTCAACTGGCCATGGGCGCCCTGAGGCTGGGGCGCTGGTTCCGCGCGATATCCGTCTCGGTCGTCGAGGGCATGCTCGCCGGCATCGGCCTGGTGATCATCGCCGGGCAGTTGTACGCGGCGGCCGGTCTGACAGCCCCCGCCTCCGGCGTCGACAGGATCTTCGGCCTGCCCGGCGCGGCCGCCGATGCTCTCGGCTCCACCGCCGCGCTCGCCTCGCTCGCGATCGGCGCGGGCACCATCGCGGTGATGGTGCTGTGGAAGCGGCTGCCGAAGAAGGCCCGGACCGTGCCGGGCGCGCTCGCCGCGGTCGTCCTGGCGACGCTGGCCACGTCGGCGTTCAGCCTGCCGGTGGCCACCGTGGAGGTGCAGGGCCTGCTGGGCTCGATCCAGCCGCCCGGCGCGGAAGCGTTCGGTGAGCTGGCGAACCCGGCGATCATCGGCACGATCCTCGCGTTCACCCTGATCGCCTCCGCGGAGTCGCTGTTCAGCGCTGCCGCGGTGGACCGGCTGCACGACGGTCCGCGCACCGAGTACGACAAGGAACTGATGGCGCAGGGTGTGGGCAACGCGGTCTGCGGTGTGCTCGGCGCGCTGCCGATGACCGCGGTCATCGTGCGCAGCTCCGCCAACGTCCAGGCGGGCGCGAAGACCGAGGCGTCCCGGGTGATGCACGGTGTGTGGCTGCTGCTGTTCGCCGCCGCGCTGCCGGCCACGCTGGCGCTGATCCCGATCCCCGCGCTGGCGGGCATCCTGGTCCACGCGGGTTGGAAGCTGATCCCCGTCCGCGGGATCGTCTCCCTCTGGCGGGGCCACCGCGGCGAGGCTCTGATCCTCGTCGTCACCGCCGTGGCGATCGTCGCGGTGAACATGTTCGAGGGCGTGCTGATCGGTCTGGCCCTGTCGGTCGCCAAGACCGCCTGGGAAGCCTCGCACCTCAAGACACAGGTCATCGACAAGAGCGCCGGCCCCATCCAGGTCTACCTGTCGGGCAACGCGACCTTTCTCCGGCTGCCGAAGATCCTCGACAGCCTGGAAGTGCTGCCCCAGGACCGTCCGATCGAGCTCGACCTGTCCGGACTCCACCACCTCGACCACGCCTGCCGTACGGCTCTGGAGAACTGGGCCGAACGGCACAGTGCGGTCGGCACCGAACCAGTGAGGATGACCGACCGGTCGGGAGCCGAGGCCACGTCCGTCTGA
- a CDS encoding carbonic anhydrase: protein MQPLIDHARGFGQQSTEQSEELVRLAEGQSPQALFITCSDSRVVPALITGARPGELFELRTAGNVVPPYASGHPTSEAATIEYAVEVLGVSDIVVCGHSHCGAVGALVRGDDLDAVPAVRDWLTHATPRPTGASEDPEVAEGVQAHVLTQLLRLRSYPFIERKLKERQLSLHAWYYEVHKGAVRAHSAETDAFEAL, encoded by the coding sequence ATGCAGCCACTCATCGACCATGCCCGCGGCTTCGGCCAACAGTCCACGGAACAATCCGAGGAACTGGTGCGACTGGCCGAGGGCCAGTCCCCGCAGGCCCTGTTCATCACCTGCTCCGACTCCCGGGTCGTACCGGCCCTGATCACGGGCGCCCGCCCCGGTGAGCTCTTCGAGCTGCGCACCGCGGGCAATGTCGTCCCGCCGTACGCCTCGGGGCACCCCACCAGCGAGGCGGCCACCATCGAATACGCCGTGGAGGTCCTCGGCGTGAGCGACATCGTGGTGTGCGGCCACTCCCACTGCGGTGCCGTCGGCGCGTTGGTGCGCGGCGACGACCTGGACGCGGTACCGGCCGTACGGGACTGGCTCACGCATGCGACCCCACGCCCGACGGGCGCCTCCGAGGATCCGGAGGTCGCCGAGGGCGTCCAGGCCCATGTGCTGACGCAGTTGCTGCGGCTGCGCTCGTACCCGTTCATCGAGAGGAAGCTGAAGGAGCGTCAACTGTCCCTGCACGCCTGGTACTACGAGGTACACAAGGGTGCCGTGCGCGCCCACAGCGCCGAGACCGACGCGTTCGAGGCCCTGTGA